A genomic segment from Ignisphaera cupida encodes:
- a CDS encoding METTL5 family protein, giving the protein MIIKNKKELEVLLSNVPRFPKPKQFLEQYVCDSRIASEVMWHAYISGDIKDKIVADFGCGTGLFAYAAYLLGSREVMCIDIDCEALSTAKSFLDSKNAFNINYLCSDVELLNLRGVDTVVMNPPFGVYKRGIDMVFLESALKIKPAAIYTIHKYSHKLLNIVENKLKLYGDAFKMLPLFLDMMIIHATYVHHRRNVYRFPIVALKIVRV; this is encoded by the coding sequence ATGATTATAAAGAATAAGAAAGAGCTTGAGGTATTATTGAGCAACGTACCCAGGTTTCCAAAGCCAAAACAATTTCTAGAACAATATGTGTGTGATAGTAGAATTGCTAGTGAGGTTATGTGGCATGCTTATATTTCTGGTGATATAAAGGATAAGATTGTTGCAGATTTTGGTTGTGGAACAGGTTTATTTGCATATGCTGCATATCTTCTAGGCTCTAGAGAGGTAATGTGTATTGATATTGATTGTGAAGCGCTTTCTACTGCAAAATCTTTTTTAGATAGTAAAAATGCTTTTAACATCAATTACCTATGTTCAGATGTTGAATTGTTGAATCTTAGAGGTGTGGATACAGTTGTTATGAATCCACCATTTGGTGTTTATAAACGTGGAATTGATATGGTATTTCTAGAAAGCGCCTTGAAAATAAAACCAGCAGCAATATACACAATACATAAATACTCTCACAAGTTACTTAATATTGTTGAGAATAAACTCAAGCTATATGGAGATGCATTTAAGATGCTACCACTGTTTTTAGATATGATGATAATTCATGCAACATATGTGCATCACAGAAGAAACGTTTACAGATTTCCTATTGTAGCTTTAAAAATTGTGAGGGTGTAA
- the gatB gene encoding Asp-tRNA(Asn)/Glu-tRNA(Gln) amidotransferase subunit GatB, producing MSSDLNLKTIIGLEIHVQLTKLKTKLFCATSADYRGGKPNTHVCPVCLGLPGTLPVVNRKAIEYAIAVAKALNCEISDKIMFVRKHYFYPDLPKNYQISQYIGPGFESIAKNGYVKISVDGKSKIVRIRRINVEEDPGRIVYIGSIEKSPYSLIDYNRSGVALLEIVTEPDIESPKEARAFLEKLMAILEYLGVTDPGLEGAFRVDANISFEGFGRVEVKNIGSIKDVEKALNYEIIRQKRIILQGGKIERETRHWDADKGITISLRSKEFEEDYRYFPDPDLPPLKISKEFIEKIISSLPELPDERIRRFLKQYGLDEYRATVLVLNKWLADFFEEAAKIYGNYKKLADLLITDFLRWINEYNIDYRKLKVKPEHVVKILKLWDDGILSVKMVKEILPHVVRDGVDVEEYIKEHGYIRIVDKNYIQEVVAEVFNENPKAVQDAIENPKAINYLIGLVMKKTGGKADPQITREIVLEMLNKKRDTGS from the coding sequence ATGAGTAGTGACTTGAATTTGAAAACAATAATAGGTCTCGAAATTCATGTGCAATTAACAAAGTTAAAAACAAAGCTTTTTTGTGCAACATCAGCTGATTACAGAGGAGGTAAGCCAAATACTCATGTCTGCCCTGTTTGTTTAGGGCTTCCCGGGACATTACCTGTGGTAAATAGAAAGGCTATTGAATATGCCATAGCTGTTGCTAAAGCACTTAACTGTGAGATAAGCGATAAAATAATGTTTGTACGTAAACATTATTTCTATCCTGACCTTCCAAAGAATTATCAGATATCACAGTATATAGGACCTGGTTTTGAGTCTATAGCTAAAAACGGCTATGTTAAAATATCTGTTGATGGCAAATCAAAAATCGTGAGAATTAGAAGAATAAATGTTGAGGAGGATCCGGGTAGGATAGTGTATATTGGGAGTATTGAAAAAAGCCCCTATAGCCTGATAGACTATAATAGATCTGGTGTGGCTTTACTCGAAATTGTTACAGAACCTGATATTGAAAGCCCTAAAGAGGCTAGGGCATTTCTGGAAAAACTCATGGCAATACTAGAGTATCTAGGTGTTACAGATCCTGGACTAGAAGGTGCCTTTAGAGTTGATGCAAATATTTCTTTTGAGGGATTTGGCAGAGTTGAGGTTAAGAATATAGGATCAATAAAAGATGTTGAAAAGGCGTTAAACTATGAAATAATTAGACAGAAAAGAATAATTCTACAAGGTGGTAAAATAGAAAGGGAAACAAGACATTGGGATGCAGATAAAGGCATAACAATATCTTTAAGATCTAAAGAATTTGAAGAAGACTATAGATATTTTCCAGACCCCGATCTACCCCCACTAAAAATAAGCAAAGAATTCATAGAGAAAATTATAAGTTCTCTTCCAGAGCTACCAGATGAAAGAATAAGAAGGTTTTTGAAGCAATATGGTTTAGATGAGTATAGAGCAACCGTTCTAGTGTTAAACAAATGGCTTGCTGACTTTTTTGAAGAAGCTGCAAAGATTTATGGTAATTATAAGAAGCTTGCTGATTTACTAATAACAGATTTTCTGAGATGGATAAATGAATACAACATAGATTATAGAAAACTAAAGGTAAAACCAGAACATGTTGTGAAGATTCTAAAGCTATGGGATGATGGGATATTATCGGTAAAAATGGTTAAGGAAATACTGCCACATGTTGTGAGGGATGGTGTAGATGTTGAGGAATATATTAAGGAGCATGGATATATAAGAATAGTAGATAAAAACTATATACAAGAGGTGGTTGCTGAAGTATTCAATGAGAATCCAAAGGCTGTTCAGGACGCAATTGAGAATCCAAAGGCAATAAACTACTTAATAGGATTAGTTATGAAGAAGACAGGTGGAAAAGCCGATCCTCAAATTACTAGAGAGATTGTTTTAGAGATGCTTAATAAGAAGAGAGATACTGGATCATAG
- a CDS encoding exosome complex RNA-binding protein Csl4: protein MSKDNKKIVVPGEFLCAEEEFIPYTNTYVEDGVVRATVIGKPIFDFINRRVYVKPVKDVKMPKNGDVVIGVVKQMRDEIAVIKLLGYDINKVFKHEFKGVLHVSQASNSRIQSLYEAVRLGDVVRVKILNSYIPYLVTMKDTKLGVIAAYCSKCGAPLIKEKDKEVLKCSNCGNIETRKIVPDYAFASRR from the coding sequence ATGAGTAAAGACAACAAAAAGATTGTGGTGCCAGGAGAATTTTTGTGTGCAGAGGAGGAGTTCATACCATACACAAATACATATGTAGAAGATGGTGTGGTTAGAGCAACTGTTATAGGAAAACCCATATTTGATTTCATCAACAGAAGGGTTTATGTAAAGCCGGTAAAAGATGTTAAAATGCCTAAGAATGGGGATGTGGTGATAGGTGTTGTGAAGCAAATGAGAGATGAAATTGCTGTGATCAAGCTCTTGGGGTATGATATAAACAAGGTGTTTAAGCATGAGTTTAAGGGGGTGTTGCATGTTTCACAAGCATCTAATTCAAGAATTCAAAGTCTTTACGAAGCTGTTAGACTAGGTGATGTTGTAAGGGTTAAGATTCTCAATAGCTATATACCATATCTAGTTACAATGAAGGATACAAAGCTAGGTGTTATAGCTGCTTACTGCTCTAAATGCGGAGCTCCGTTAATAAAGGAAAAAGACAAGGAGGTTTTGAAATGTAGTAACTGTGGAAATATTGAAACAAGAAAAATAGTTCCGGACTATGCATTTGCGAGCAGAAGGTGA
- the gatA gene encoding Asp-tRNA(Asn)/Glu-tRNA(Gln) amidotransferase subunit GatA, producing the protein MKLGKPVNIPVYKLVHEFRSDPSKVFEYIDSVYEVIKKVEDKIKSFITITPIETVYNYVDNLIKSNKHRIDRLKLFGVPIAIKDNISTKGIRTTCASKMLENYVPPYNATVIEKIMNEGGVIIGKTNMDEFAMGSTTETSAFYPTKNPWDLTKVPGGSSGGSATAIASGEAPLALGSDTGGSIRNPASFCGVYGLKPTYGLVSRYGLIAYASSMDQIGPMARNVTDLAMLLNVIAGYDPRDSTSVPIKQGVDYVDELYKLYYKEPKLRIGIIKEFFDGSEEPVRKAALKAVDVLCSHHKCSDISLPFPRQIIASYYIIAMAEASSNLARFDGVRYGIKINLDNKSWDEAFAEVRTRGFGYEVKKRIAVGAYILSAGYRDMYYIRALKFRRLLKEKFDQIFKSFDVVVSPTMPILPPKLGEFFEDPIRIYLADVNTVVANLIGSPAISIPIDFYNGLPIGLQAIAKQFSEPILLYIAKQLEDRTGFKDIIASV; encoded by the coding sequence ATGAAATTGGGCAAACCCGTTAATATACCTGTCTATAAACTTGTTCATGAGTTTAGATCTGATCCATCAAAAGTCTTTGAATATATTGATTCTGTTTATGAAGTCATAAAAAAAGTTGAGGATAAGATAAAGTCATTTATTACTATTACCCCAATTGAAACTGTGTATAACTATGTTGATAATTTGATTAAGAGCAATAAACATAGAATTGATAGGTTAAAACTTTTTGGTGTACCTATAGCCATTAAGGATAACATTTCAACAAAAGGTATTAGAACAACATGTGCTTCGAAAATGCTTGAAAACTATGTTCCACCATATAATGCAACTGTTATCGAAAAGATAATGAATGAAGGAGGTGTAATAATAGGCAAAACAAATATGGATGAATTTGCAATGGGTTCAACAACCGAGACAAGTGCTTTTTATCCAACGAAAAATCCGTGGGATTTAACGAAAGTTCCTGGAGGATCATCTGGAGGTAGTGCTACTGCCATAGCTTCTGGTGAAGCTCCTCTTGCACTAGGCTCAGATACCGGTGGATCAATAAGAAATCCAGCTTCATTTTGTGGAGTCTATGGGTTAAAGCCAACTTATGGTCTTGTTAGTAGATATGGTTTGATAGCTTATGCTAGTAGCATGGATCAAATAGGTCCCATGGCCAGAAATGTAACAGATTTAGCAATGCTTCTAAATGTTATTGCAGGTTATGATCCTCGTGACTCAACTTCCGTACCAATAAAGCAAGGAGTTGATTATGTTGATGAACTTTATAAACTCTACTATAAAGAGCCTAAGCTTAGAATAGGCATTATCAAAGAATTTTTCGATGGTTCTGAAGAACCTGTTAGAAAAGCTGCTCTAAAAGCTGTAGATGTCTTGTGTTCTCATCATAAGTGTAGCGATATCTCATTGCCATTCCCTAGACAAATTATTGCATCGTATTACATAATTGCAATGGCTGAAGCAAGCTCAAATCTTGCTAGATTTGATGGTGTTAGATATGGCATTAAAATTAATTTGGATAATAAAAGCTGGGATGAGGCATTTGCTGAGGTTAGGACAAGAGGCTTTGGATACGAGGTTAAGAAAAGAATAGCTGTTGGTGCATACATATTGAGTGCTGGCTATAGAGACATGTACTATATTAGAGCTCTCAAGTTTAGAAGATTGCTCAAAGAGAAGTTCGATCAAATATTCAAATCATTTGATGTTGTTGTAAGTCCTACAATGCCTATCTTACCACCAAAACTTGGAGAATTTTTTGAAGATCCAATAAGGATTTACTTGGCAGATGTAAACACTGTTGTAGCTAACTTAATCGGTTCTCCAGCTATTAGTATTCCAATTGATTTTTACAATGGTCTTCCAATAGGTCTTCAAGCAATAGCTAAACAGTTTTCTGAGCCCATACTATTATACATAGCTAAGCAACTAGAGGATAGAACTGGTTTCAAAGACATTATCGCCTCTGTATAG
- a CDS encoding diphthine--ammonia ligase codes for MGKAIAMFSGGKDSTFAVHIALLQGFDIAALVTFKPSSSHPWYIHRPFVEYTNLQTSLLPLKSKHIIIDVATNDKKEEVQEIKKALETLYTKIEFDYIVLGVISSDAQRMLFTEICDSIGIKLYTPFWGKDPSQHLLDIVSSNIEFIITSINAWGLPTKFLGHVIDSKLASEIIALSKRYGFNPSFEGGEAETFVIYTPLFRNHRICVEYDVTIVSEYEGYVKPKNVYVC; via the coding sequence ATGGGCAAAGCAATTGCAATGTTTAGTGGAGGTAAAGATAGTACATTTGCTGTTCACATAGCTCTTCTCCAAGGCTTTGACATAGCAGCTCTGGTTACATTCAAACCATCTTCTAGTCATCCATGGTATATTCACAGACCGTTTGTAGAATACACAAATTTGCAGACAAGTTTGCTTCCTCTTAAAAGTAAACATATCATCATAGATGTTGCAACTAATGATAAGAAGGAAGAAGTACAAGAAATAAAGAAAGCTTTAGAAACTCTTTACACGAAAATTGAATTTGATTACATTGTTCTAGGGGTTATTTCAAGTGATGCACAACGAATGCTCTTTACAGAAATTTGTGATAGTATAGGGATTAAGCTGTATACACCCTTCTGGGGTAAAGACCCATCACAACATCTTCTAGATATTGTATCAAGCAATATAGAATTCATAATAACATCTATTAATGCATGGGGCTTACCAACAAAGTTTCTTGGACATGTTATAGACTCTAAGCTTGCTTCAGAAATTATTGCTCTTTCTAAAAGATATGGCTTTAACCCATCTTTTGAAGGAGGTGAAGCAGAAACATTTGTTATTTACACACCTCTCTTCAGAAACCACAGAATTTGCGTAGAATATGATGTTACTATTGTAAGTGAGTATGAAGGTTATGTAAAGCCAAAAAATGTTTATGTATGTTAG
- the ala gene encoding alanine dehydrogenase, whose amino-acid sequence MVNVLFLSANDIEKVIDMKKVIELVEIAFREKGLKKVQMPPKSYLFFKKYNGDLRTMPAYLETLDVAAVKIVNSHPMNPQIHGLPTVMAVILLVDPSSGKPLSIMDGTVITRYRTGAAAAIATKYLWGLKEASVGLIGAGMVSSYSVEGLRYVVSISSVKIYDIVTEKAKNLAQSLREGLGLDAKAVESPHEAVKEANVIVTATPSRSPIVKNEWIEEGVHINAMGADAPGKQELDPRILKRAKIVVDDYEQAIHSGEINVPISMGILEPSEIYAELGEIVAGLKKGRESEKEITVFTSTGLAIQDAITAWYVYSEAVKKGIGTTLKFF is encoded by the coding sequence ATGGTTAATGTTTTATTTCTAAGTGCGAATGATATTGAAAAAGTTATTGATATGAAGAAAGTCATAGAATTAGTTGAAATAGCTTTTAGAGAAAAGGGATTGAAAAAAGTTCAAATGCCTCCTAAATCCTATCTATTCTTTAAAAAATACAATGGAGACTTACGAACAATGCCAGCATATCTAGAGACTTTAGATGTTGCAGCTGTTAAGATAGTTAATTCTCATCCCATGAATCCGCAAATACATGGACTACCTACTGTAATGGCTGTTATTCTATTAGTAGATCCCTCATCTGGAAAACCACTTTCTATCATGGATGGAACAGTGATAACAAGGTATAGAACAGGTGCTGCAGCAGCTATAGCAACAAAGTATTTATGGGGATTGAAAGAGGCATCAGTTGGTCTTATAGGAGCTGGAATGGTATCATCATATTCTGTTGAAGGTTTGAGGTATGTAGTTAGTATAAGCTCTGTAAAGATTTATGATATTGTTACTGAAAAGGCAAAGAATCTTGCACAAAGTTTGAGAGAAGGATTAGGTTTAGATGCAAAAGCTGTTGAGTCTCCTCATGAAGCTGTTAAAGAAGCTAATGTCATTGTCACAGCAACTCCATCTAGAAGTCCCATAGTTAAAAATGAATGGATTGAAGAAGGTGTTCATATAAATGCTATGGGTGCTGATGCTCCAGGTAAACAAGAGCTAGATCCACGAATCTTGAAAAGAGCAAAAATTGTTGTTGACGACTATGAGCAGGCTATACATAGTGGGGAAATTAATGTTCCAATATCTATGGGTATTTTAGAACCAAGTGAAATATATGCTGAATTGGGGGAGATAGTAGCTGGGTTGAAGAAGGGTAGGGAATCTGAGAAGGAAATTACAGTATTTACATCAACAGGTTTAGCGATACAAGATGCTATAACAGCTTGGTATGTGTATAGTGAGGCTGTTAAAAAAGGTATTGGAACAACTTTGAAATTCTTTTAA
- a CDS encoding 2-(3-amino-3-carboxypropyl)histidine synthase subunit 1/2: MSFCNDYDFELDSIAKFIEDRKARKIVLQLPEGLQTCVSLIVDFLRKKFGNEIEIYLSQNPSYGSCLVDDYSAAELSAEAIIHVGHLEYPLYKPKTPTLFVRGGYRKIDVERIKMLLNEICRESFKPICITTTAQHSMEIHNIVKNMQNCRFEFKGIILGCLLPETSDCGIDVVIAGGRFHCIAQALGNYARYGYLKTICIDPYINSIWDPKKDVEKILRVRLWKVREAFDAKNWLIIDGFYGQHRQQLINFLTNALKEHGKQYLVVKALKVDRSLLDNINAEKKFDAIVVVSCPYIAFDLTDYEKPVLTVGEALMAINKDLNRYMYPW, translated from the coding sequence ATGAGTTTTTGTAATGACTATGATTTTGAATTAGATAGTATTGCTAAATTCATTGAAGATAGAAAAGCTAGGAAAATTGTTTTACAGTTGCCAGAGGGGTTGCAAACATGTGTTTCTCTAATTGTTGATTTTTTGAGAAAGAAGTTTGGTAATGAAATAGAGATTTACCTATCTCAAAACCCTTCATATGGTTCTTGCCTAGTTGATGACTATAGTGCAGCAGAACTTAGTGCTGAAGCAATAATTCATGTGGGCCATCTAGAATATCCGCTATATAAACCAAAAACACCAACGCTTTTTGTTAGAGGAGGCTATAGAAAAATTGATGTAGAAAGAATTAAGATGTTACTAAATGAGATATGTAGAGAAAGCTTTAAACCAATATGCATTACCACAACAGCTCAACATTCAATGGAAATACATAATATTGTTAAAAATATGCAAAATTGTAGATTTGAATTCAAAGGAATAATTCTTGGTTGTTTACTGCCTGAAACAAGTGATTGTGGTATTGATGTTGTTATAGCTGGTGGAAGGTTTCATTGCATAGCACAGGCATTGGGAAACTACGCCAGATATGGCTATTTAAAAACAATTTGTATAGATCCATACATAAACAGTATTTGGGATCCTAAGAAAGATGTTGAGAAGATTCTTCGTGTTAGACTATGGAAAGTTAGAGAAGCCTTTGACGCTAAAAACTGGCTTATTATAGATGGCTTCTATGGGCAGCATAGACAACAATTAATAAACTTTTTGACGAATGCATTGAAGGAGCATGGAAAACAATATTTGGTTGTTAAAGCATTGAAAGTTGATAGAAGCCTTCTAGATAATATAAATGCAGAGAAAAAGTTTGATGCAATAGTAGTTGTTTCTTGTCCCTATATAGCATTTGATTTAACAGATTATGAAAAACCTGTTTTAACTGTTGGAGAAGCTCTAATGGCTATTAACAAAGATCTCAATAGATACATGTATCCATGGTAG
- a CDS encoding Lrp/AsnC family transcriptional regulator — protein MAKAIVLLNTDVGMEEEVVKLLSQIPEVKEVHIVYGIYDVVAIIEAENFDKLRNAVISKIRRLPHIKATTTLIVVEK, from the coding sequence GTGGCAAAGGCAATAGTTTTATTAAATACTGATGTTGGTATGGAAGAAGAGGTTGTGAAACTATTATCACAAATTCCAGAGGTTAAAGAAGTTCATATAGTCTATGGAATATATGATGTTGTAGCTATTATCGAGGCTGAGAATTTTGATAAGCTAAGAAATGCTGTTATATCAAAAATTAGGAGATTGCCACACATCAAAGCCACAACAACACTAATTGTTGTTGAGAAGTAG
- a CDS encoding metalloprotease family protein yields the protein MKLKIFVYLCIGFATAIFTSRAMDSTQTLIAMISLPFMGLLHELTHLMAINIIGAQHKFMFRGLYIGFNVVVEKVEDFIAIALAPQLLTIALAMLYLLLRSGIALALAIVHISVSIEDLQKVIKYSKPFIYNSIKACIRILQNDFR from the coding sequence GTGAAACTAAAAATATTTGTATATCTATGTATAGGCTTTGCAACAGCAATATTCACATCTAGAGCCATGGACTCTACACAAACTCTTATTGCAATGATTTCTCTTCCATTCATGGGCTTGTTACATGAATTAACTCATCTCATGGCAATTAACATTATTGGTGCTCAACACAAATTCATGTTCAGAGGACTCTACATAGGATTTAATGTAGTCGTTGAGAAAGTTGAAGATTTCATCGCAATTGCGTTAGCACCACAACTACTCACCATAGCGCTTGCAATGCTATATCTATTACTACGTTCAGGTATTGCATTAGCACTGGCAATAGTTCACATATCTGTTTCAATAGAAGATTTGCAGAAAGTTATTAAGTATTCCAAACCATTTATATACAATAGTATTAAAGCGTGTATAAGGATTTTACAAAATGATTTTAGATGA
- the gatC gene encoding Asp-tRNA(Asn)/Glu-tRNA(Gln) amidotransferase subunit GatC, which produces MTAVDKVSVDIVKHLEKLTLIRFTEEEREKIEKEVRKVMELFNEIMKVEGLDNIEPLYHVVEIELPLRDDEVLDKIDENHEFLKDNAILEKDYVKAPKTVGA; this is translated from the coding sequence GTGACTGCCGTAGATAAAGTTAGTGTAGATATTGTAAAGCATTTAGAGAAACTAACTCTTATACGATTTACTGAAGAGGAAAGAGAGAAGATTGAGAAAGAAGTTAGAAAGGTTATGGAGTTATTTAATGAGATAATGAAGGTTGAAGGTCTTGACAATATTGAGCCTCTATATCATGTAGTGGAGATAGAATTGCCTTTGAGAGATGATGAAGTGTTAGACAAAATTGATGAAAATCATGAGTTTCTTAAAGACAATGCCATATTAGAGAAAGACTATGTTAAGGCTCCTAAAACTGTTGGTGCATGA
- a CDS encoding glycerophosphodiester phosphodiesterase — translation MIIAHRGASAYAPENTLKSFRKALEMHADAIEFDIRRTFDNIPVVVHDEDLKRVANINKKVSELTLEELKRIKVFGEENIPTFEEVLQEFGNKILMFIEIKDEGLEEAVVSLISKYNIKDNCLVISFNYNILRKIKSLDSKLEIGLLTYSHSMPIDIALKSKAFAILPRFNTITPRIVKEIHSKNLKVYTWTINDVSTALKVIGFGVDGIATDDPHIKNSISKQVTLQKFFD, via the coding sequence TTGATCATTGCACATAGAGGTGCATCAGCCTACGCACCTGAAAACACATTAAAATCTTTTAGAAAAGCTTTGGAGATGCATGCAGATGCAATTGAGTTTGATATACGAAGAACTTTTGACAACATACCCGTGGTTGTTCATGATGAGGATTTGAAGAGAGTTGCGAATATAAATAAAAAGGTTTCTGAGCTTACATTGGAGGAGCTGAAAAGGATTAAGGTTTTTGGAGAAGAGAATATACCTACATTTGAAGAGGTTTTACAGGAATTTGGAAACAAGATTTTGATGTTTATCGAGATAAAGGATGAGGGACTTGAGGAAGCTGTTGTATCATTAATTAGCAAATACAACATTAAAGATAATTGCCTGGTAATATCATTTAACTACAATATTTTAAGGAAGATAAAAAGCCTGGATAGCAAATTAGAGATTGGGCTATTAACATATTCACATTCGATGCCAATAGACATTGCATTAAAAAGCAAGGCGTTTGCCATATTACCACGATTTAACACAATTACTCCTCGAATAGTTAAAGAAATACATTCAAAGAATCTAAAGGTTTACACATGGACTATCAACGATGTTTCAACAGCACTTAAAGTTATTGGTTTTGGTGTTGATGGAATAGCTACTGATGATCCTCACATAAAGAATTCCATATCAAAGCAAGTAACTCTGCAAAAGTTTTTTGATTGA
- a CDS encoding secondary thiamine-phosphate synthase enzyme YjbQ, whose amino-acid sequence MCRVYYESIRISTTKQFELIDITDNVEKIVRKSGIKNGICLVFAPHATAAIVANEKEHGLMSDIITFVKELVKPEREWRHNIIDSNAHAHIGSSVIGADRVFPVVNGELVRGTWQNIFLVEMDGPRSSRNIIVVVIGE is encoded by the coding sequence ATGTGTAGAGTTTACTATGAGTCGATAAGAATTTCAACAACCAAACAATTTGAATTAATAGATATAACAGATAATGTTGAGAAAATAGTTAGAAAAAGTGGCATTAAGAATGGTATTTGCCTTGTTTTTGCACCTCATGCTACAGCAGCTATTGTTGCCAACGAGAAAGAGCATGGGCTTATGAGTGACATCATAACATTTGTAAAAGAGCTTGTAAAGCCTGAAAGAGAATGGAGACATAATATCATAGATTCTAATGCTCATGCTCATATAGGCTCATCTGTTATAGGAGCTGATAGAGTTTTTCCAGTTGTTAATGGCGAACTTGTTAGAGGTACATGGCAAAACATATTCTTAGTTGAAATGGATGGGCCTAGAAGCTCTAGAAATATTATAGTTGTTGTTATTGGAGAGTAG
- a CDS encoding DUF61 family protein — MFSSDYKIEKLLELELRIVNKHLPIQRIPIEELLKMEFPCVKLRDGTLHTFKKAELEKLRTYLSDEEAKKLLLPIIIILRPDIGEGAAIIEDSIAAHVVAKILDIRNTKINKLVLYRPHVAYLRRFFDTIFQFAISINLSEEEPQVSFSE, encoded by the coding sequence ATGTTTTCAAGTGATTATAAAATTGAGAAATTACTAGAACTAGAATTAAGAATAGTTAATAAACACTTACCAATTCAGAGAATACCAATAGAAGAATTATTAAAAATGGAGTTTCCATGTGTTAAGCTTCGCGATGGAACTTTACACACATTCAAAAAAGCAGAACTTGAGAAATTAAGAACTTACTTAAGTGATGAAGAAGCTAAAAAACTACTTCTTCCTATAATAATCATTTTAAGACCTGATATTGGTGAGGGAGCAGCAATCATAGAAGATTCTATAGCAGCTCATGTTGTAGCAAAAATTCTAGATATTAGAAATACTAAAATCAATAAGCTGGTTTTGTATAGACCGCATGTGGCATATTTAAGAAGATTTTTTGACACGATATTTCAATTTGCAATCTCCATAAATCTAAGCGAGGAAGAACCACAGGTATCGTTTAGTGAATAG
- a CDS encoding DUF2067 family protein, with amino-acid sequence MSKVFIERTFSYTCTSRNLCIELLEKIDEDLSLDVELFAEFKHNKLIFRVIGFEPAVESAMKRIRDYINQFLMLKTLNPKNGISAEQLAKVIRKTIPLDVLAEVLKRQGIANVTLRGAMIYADTDLETIQMYAQRIAKAMEKVSNMRYSHNLKKLIITAITLYNVDVHEILDVLSENNVISDEMELKVPWQEALNYIEEKVLITQ; translated from the coding sequence ATGAGCAAAGTGTTTATAGAAAGAACGTTTTCATATACATGCACATCGAGAAACCTATGTATAGAACTTCTTGAAAAAATAGATGAGGATCTTTCCCTGGATGTAGAATTGTTTGCGGAATTTAAACATAATAAGCTGATTTTTAGAGTGATTGGCTTTGAGCCTGCTGTTGAATCTGCTATGAAGAGGATTAGAGATTATATAAACCAGTTTCTAATGCTGAAAACACTTAATCCAAAGAATGGAATATCAGCTGAGCAATTAGCTAAAGTAATTCGTAAAACAATACCACTAGATGTTTTAGCTGAGGTTCTTAAAAGACAAGGAATAGCAAATGTAACATTAAGAGGTGCTATGATTTATGCTGATACTGATTTAGAAACAATACAAATGTATGCTCAGCGTATAGCAAAAGCAATGGAAAAAGTATCTAATATGAGATATTCACATAATCTAAAGAAACTCATAATCACAGCAATAACCCTTTACAATGTTGATGTTCATGAGATTTTAGATGTGCTTTCAGAAAACAATGTCATTAGTGATGAAATGGAGCTTAAAGTTCCATGGCAAGAAGCGTTAAACTATATCGAGGAAAAGGTTTTGATAACTCAATAA
- a CDS encoding RpoL/Rpb11 RNA polymerase subunit family protein, which yields MSIRLELKKLTERELRIVIYDEDKHSLPNLIAKLAIKKPGVVYAAYILEHPITSYPEIVILTDGSRNPLDVFEEVVNEAQKLVEEFSQKFEEALRNAFKERK from the coding sequence TTGTCAATTCGACTTGAGCTGAAAAAACTTACAGAGAGAGAGCTAAGAATAGTTATTTATGATGAGGATAAGCACTCACTACCAAATTTAATAGCAAAATTAGCAATAAAAAAGCCTGGCGTAGTTTATGCAGCATATATTCTCGAACACCCAATAACATCATATCCAGAAATTGTCATATTAACTGATGGAAGCAGAAATCCACTAGACGTTTTTGAGGAAGTTGTAAATGAAGCACAAAAACTTGTTGAGGAATTTTCACAAAAATTTGAGGAGGCATTAAGAAATGCATTTAAAGAAAGAAAGTAG